ACGAGGTCCGTCAACTGCACCGGCGTGACCGTGGCGAAGCGCTGCATGCGGCGCATGATGCGGTTGGCTTCATTGACCAAGGCGCGACGCAGGCTCGGCTTGCGAGTACGGGCGCACCAGTCACGCACGGCCTGGAGGTTCCGGCTCATCTCTTCCATCTGCGGGACTTGCCGGCGCAGCCGCTTGTCGTGCTTGGCGCGAGCGATGGCCGCCTGCCAGCGGACGAGCTGACTGTCCATGACGTTCACCGCCAGGTCGAGGGAGGCCGAGTCGTCGCCCGGAAATAGCGGGCGGTGATTGGTCGTCGGAGTTTTCGCTGACGGTGCCGGCCGGCTTTCCGTGGTGCCGGGCAGCGCGCGAGGCCTTTCGAAGCCGAACTTGCGTACGATTCCGGCGACCACGCCGATAACACGCACACTCGCACCGTGGATGATCAACGGCAGCATCTCGGGATTGGCGGGTTGGAGCCGCACTTGCCCGTCGGCCTCGCGGTAATACTTCTTCACGGTGACGCAGCCATCGATCTCGGCCACCACCGTCTGACCGTTCTCTGCCGTCGGGCGCGGCTCCACAATCAGGTAATCGCCGTTGTGGATGCCTTCGTCGATCATCGAATGGCCACGCACGCGCAGCGCAAACACCCGTCTTCCACCCCACAAGGTCGTGGGCACGTTGAGCGTCTCTTCGAGCGCGCCGGCCTCGTATGGCGCGCCGGCCGCCACGACGCCGAGCAGTGGAATCTCAACCGTATCACAGCATTCGAAGTCGTTCGCTGCATCCACTAGCGCG
This window of the Candidatus Binatia bacterium genome carries:
- the lexA gene encoding transcriptional repressor LexA yields the protein MQLSQSSALVDAANDFECCDTVEIPLLGVVAAGAPYEAGALEETLNVPTTLWGGRRVFALRVRGHSMIDEGIHNGDYLIVEPRPTAENGQTVVAEIDGCVTVKKYYREADGQVRLQPANPEMLPLIIHGASVRVIGVVAGIVRKFGFERPRALPGTTESRPAPSAKTPTTNHRPLFPGDDSASLDLAVNVMDSQLVRWQAAIARAKHDKRLRRQVPQMEEMSRNLQAVRDWCARTRKPSLRRALVNEANRIMRRMQRFATVTPVQLTDLV